The window GCATCATGCCCGCATAGAAAACATCCGGGCTCCGCTTTCTGTCAAAAGCTGTAAAGTCTGCCTCTTCGAAAGCTCGCGAGATCTCGATGCCGCGATCACCCCGGAAATTAAAAAAGACAACCCCGTCACCATCCTCTATAGTGCCGACCGGTACATCATTTTCCGTAACGACAAAAGATTGCATATACTGGTCTGTTATATCAGGATCTTCGTCATAGTACGTCTGAACAGCTTCCCTGGCACTGGAAAAATGACGCCCCTCTCCAAGTACATGAGCTTTCCAGCCATATTCCACAATTTCCCAATTCGCCTCATAGCGGTCCATGGTAGTTATCATCCTGCCGCCACCTGAAGCAATCCTGTAATCTTTGCCGCCCGCCGAAAGCTCGGTAAGCTTTTCTTCCAATGGCACAATATAACTCAGGGCACTCTTTGCCCCCACATCCCGCCCGTCGAGCAAAGGGTGAACCCGAACCCTGTCCACACCTGCGGCCAGGCAACCATCCAGTAACGAATACAGTTGTTCGATATGACTGTGAACATTGCCATCTGAGAGCAACCCTATAAAATGGAGGGTGCCACCCTTCTCTGCCCGGGCCAGCAGACTCTTCCAGGCGTTGCCGCGAAAAGCCTCGCCAGACTCCAGTGCGTCATTGACCAGCTTGGCCCCTTGTGCAAAAACACGACCAGCGCCCAGGGCGTTATGCCCTACTTCGGAGTTCCCCATGTCTCCGTCACTTGGCAAACCCACCGCTTTACCATGGGCTTTCAAGGATACCATCATCTTTTCCTGAAACAACCGGTCAAGAACCGGGGTATGTGCAGTGTAGACTCCGTCACGTTCATCCCTGGTGCCAATACCCACACCATCCAGAATTATCATTACCACTGGCCCTGGGAATTTTGTATATCCTTTCAATTGTTCTAATTTAAGGGCTTCCATCATATCTCCTTTTCATTCTGGTTGGTTTACAAGAGAAGCAGAATATCAAGCGAAGGTGCGAACCAGGTCATCATCACCAAGTCCCGTTATTATTGAAATGAAAAAACATTTTGTGGCGTCACAGATACCACGAATATAAAGTATGACGCAATACAGGATACAGCCTGTTGCCTCAATCTGTTGGTAATTCCCGCCATCCGCCAGTTCAAA of the Desulfosediminicola ganghwensis genome contains:
- the gpmI gene encoding 2,3-bisphosphoglycerate-independent phosphoglycerate mutase, producing the protein MMEALKLEQLKGYTKFPGPVVMIILDGVGIGTRDERDGVYTAHTPVLDRLFQEKMMVSLKAHGKAVGLPSDGDMGNSEVGHNALGAGRVFAQGAKLVNDALESGEAFRGNAWKSLLARAEKGGTLHFIGLLSDGNVHSHIEQLYSLLDGCLAAGVDRVRVHPLLDGRDVGAKSALSYIVPLEEKLTELSAGGKDYRIASGGGRMITTMDRYEANWEIVEYGWKAHVLGEGRHFSSAREAVQTYYDEDPDITDQYMQSFVVTENDVPVGTIEDGDGVVFFNFRGDRGIEISRAFEEADFTAFDRKRSPDVFYAGMMQYDGDAKIPKNYLVEPPAIDKTIGAYLCANGVSSYAISETQKFGHVTYFWNGNRSGYVDPSLENYEEILSDLVPFDQRPWMKAAEITDKVIEQVQLGEKKFIRLNYANCDMVGHTGVPEAIRIAVEAVDMCLGRLLKVIAKAGGIAVITADHGNADCMWTEKNGERAPMVAHTKNPVPFIVKDYNGNNEFELAGVEGPGLANIAATLCTLLGLEKPEDYESSIVKLTEL